In a genomic window of Candidatus Cloacimonadota bacterium:
- a CDS encoding reverse transcriptase family protein, whose amino-acid sequence MNWSEYEAAIRRACREIHGIPPDRTRLLLERARRLYDQELPVILDQKNLAWFLGFDISLVMCIANRPHKYYRCFRIPKRNGGFRELHEPLPTLKEMQRVILDLILARLPVDPAAKAYQPGSSVKDNANFHTRQPLLLKLDVSDFFGSLREYQVYQVFHGVGYHPQVATLLAKLTCLNGSLPQGAPTSPTLSNLIFREADQRIFHFCRQANIRYTRYADDLTFSGDFKPGLVIRRVASVIETLGLRLNPEKNRVIRRHRRQEVTGVMVNNGLRAARSRRMHLRQQLYYLSRFGLADQAAKHGTKTHLWINHLLGLAGYIRFLDPSDREAARAIAMLKTLRGST is encoded by the coding sequence ATGAACTGGTCAGAATACGAAGCTGCCATCCGCCGCGCCTGCCGTGAGATTCACGGAATTCCGCCCGATAGAACGCGGCTGCTGCTGGAGCGCGCGCGCCGGCTCTACGACCAGGAACTGCCCGTTATCCTCGATCAGAAGAACCTTGCCTGGTTTCTCGGCTTTGACATCTCCTTGGTGATGTGCATTGCCAACCGCCCCCATAAGTATTACCGGTGTTTCCGGATCCCCAAGCGCAACGGTGGGTTCCGTGAACTTCACGAACCCCTGCCCACTCTCAAGGAAATGCAGCGCGTGATCCTCGACCTCATCCTGGCCCGCTTGCCCGTTGATCCAGCTGCCAAAGCTTATCAGCCAGGCTCGTCCGTGAAAGACAACGCCAATTTCCACACCCGCCAACCCCTCCTGCTCAAGCTGGATGTCAGCGATTTCTTCGGCTCTCTGCGCGAGTATCAGGTTTATCAGGTCTTTCATGGCGTCGGCTACCATCCCCAGGTGGCCACCTTGCTGGCCAAACTCACCTGCCTAAACGGTTCGCTGCCCCAGGGTGCGCCCACCAGTCCCACTCTCTCCAACCTCATCTTTCGTGAGGCCGATCAAAGGATCTTTCATTTTTGCCGTCAGGCCAACATCCGTTACACCCGCTATGCAGATGATTTAACTTTTTCCGGCGATTTCAAGCCCGGCTTGGTGATCAGACGCGTTGCCTCCGTGATCGAAACCCTGGGCCTAAGGCTCAATCCGGAAAAAAACCGGGTGATCCGTAGGCACCGCCGCCAGGAAGTTACGGGAGTGATGGTGAACAACGGCCTCCGTGCGGCCCGGTCCAGGCGCATGCACCTCAGACAGCAGCTGTATTACCTCAGCCGCTTCGGGCTGGCGGACCAGGCTGCCAAACACGGCACCAAAACTCATTTATGGATCAACCACCTGCTCGGCTTGGCTGGTTACATTCGCTTTCTGGATCCCTCCGACAGGGAGGCAGCCCGGGCCATTGCCATGCTGAAAACCCTCAGGGGGAGTACATAG
- a CDS encoding endonuclease codes for MHKRVMIFAIALLSAALAWAQYTVDFEGTGETKTAYASGTVNLSGLNWDLTEVLIGTSDTDFKNGARSARLRGYGTSSMTMLADKSNGLGTISFQYRRYGTDAQVDWKVEYSTNQGSNWTQIGSSFTAPASDVVQTFTATVNASGGVRIRIKRATETGASNQRLNIDDITLTDHTGSGPVIYASGNLSAFSTPVGTPSATQSYSLSGSNLTEGIGISIPVGFEISTDGGSSYHSGAYSVASNFNGQVLVRLTGTTAGSYSGNIVHSSAGASNADLAVSGTVGAAGSGYYGSISGYGETLKGLLHSLVKEKHTTEFVYYNTTDQLKYTDEKPLNTDNVILFYTGWTYAKTDYPGFWDKEHTWSKSHGDFGETAPAGTDLHNLRPCDSSVNSSKSNKDFAEGGSEYIDTSLPGGGSLGSGCYTTTDTWEPRDEDKGDTARIIMYMAVRYEGDDTGTPVDLEIVDHVYTDAGQNLPLYGKLATLLQWHVQDPPDTWEDRRNDRIEERQGNRNPFIDRPDFATRIWAPCPLYADNLSQNSFTAHWSTPIDATSYFLQVVSDTLSLINVSGYENLDVDLVTQYDVTGLGPAGTYYFRLRSFFEDDYSMYSPFLAVNHEDPLPVELAGFTATISADNYVNLLWVTHSETGVLGYYVFRGCNDDPENAVLASPLIAATNTSQQQSYIFTDTGLDAEGTYWYWLQNVDLDGSSAWHGPVSIAYSQGQDSTPTIPLATSLDPIYPNPFNPQASLPFSLARGGLVSINVYDLRGRLVKVFDLGELAAGRHQIQWDGADSGGSPCPTGLYFFRMSTPEGTFSRKAMLVK; via the coding sequence ATGCACAAAAGAGTGATGATATTCGCGATAGCCCTGCTGTCCGCGGCCCTGGCCTGGGCCCAGTACACTGTCGATTTTGAAGGCACGGGCGAAACCAAAACCGCCTATGCCAGCGGAACCGTCAACCTCAGCGGCCTGAACTGGGATCTGACCGAAGTGCTGATCGGCACTTCAGATACAGATTTCAAGAACGGCGCGCGCTCAGCGAGATTGCGTGGTTACGGGACCAGTTCCATGACCATGCTGGCCGACAAGAGCAACGGGCTGGGCACCATCTCTTTTCAGTACCGCCGCTACGGCACCGACGCCCAGGTGGATTGGAAGGTGGAATACAGCACCAACCAAGGCAGCAACTGGACCCAGATCGGATCCAGCTTCACGGCTCCGGCTTCTGATGTTGTTCAGACCTTTACCGCCACGGTCAACGCCTCCGGCGGCGTGCGGATCAGGATCAAACGGGCCACGGAAACCGGCGCCAGCAACCAGAGGTTGAACATCGATGACATCACTCTCACGGATCATACCGGCAGCGGCCCGGTCATCTATGCAAGCGGCAATCTGAGCGCTTTCTCAACCCCGGTGGGAACTCCCTCCGCCACTCAGTCCTACAGCCTTTCCGGCAGCAACCTTACAGAAGGCATCGGCATCAGCATCCCCGTAGGTTTCGAGATCTCCACCGATGGCGGCAGCAGCTACCATTCCGGAGCCTATAGCGTGGCCTCCAACTTCAACGGACAGGTTTTGGTACGTTTGACCGGAACGACAGCAGGATCCTACAGTGGAAATATTGTCCACAGCAGCGCCGGAGCCTCCAACGCTGATCTGGCCGTATCCGGAACGGTTGGCGCCGCGGGCAGCGGTTACTATGGCAGCATAAGCGGTTACGGAGAAACGCTGAAGGGACTGCTGCATTCCTTGGTGAAAGAAAAACACACCACCGAATTTGTCTATTACAACACCACCGACCAACTCAAATACACCGACGAAAAACCTCTGAACACAGACAACGTGATCCTTTTCTACACCGGCTGGACTTATGCGAAAACCGATTATCCCGGCTTTTGGGACAAAGAGCACACCTGGAGCAAGAGCCACGGCGATTTTGGCGAAACCGCCCCTGCCGGCACCGACTTGCACAATCTAAGGCCCTGCGACTCCTCGGTCAATTCCTCCAAAAGCAACAAAGACTTCGCGGAAGGCGGCTCTGAATACATCGATACCAGCCTGCCCGGAGGAGGTTCGCTGGGCTCAGGATGCTATACCACAACAGATACCTGGGAGCCGCGCGATGAGGACAAAGGCGACACCGCGCGCATCATCATGTACATGGCGGTGCGTTACGAAGGCGATGACACCGGGACCCCGGTCGATCTCGAGATAGTTGACCACGTCTATACCGACGCGGGCCAGAACCTGCCGCTTTACGGAAAACTGGCCACCCTGCTGCAGTGGCACGTTCAGGACCCTCCGGACACATGGGAAGACCGGCGCAACGACCGCATCGAGGAACGCCAGGGCAACCGCAACCCCTTCATCGACCGGCCTGACTTTGCCACCCGCATCTGGGCGCCCTGTCCCCTCTACGCCGACAATCTCTCCCAAAACAGCTTCACCGCCCACTGGAGCACGCCCATTGATGCCACCAGCTACTTTCTGCAAGTGGTCTCGGACACCCTGAGCCTGATCAATGTGAGCGGCTACGAAAACCTCGACGTGGATCTGGTTACCCAATATGATGTAACCGGGCTCGGCCCTGCCGGAACCTACTATTTCCGGCTGCGCTCCTTCTTTGAAGACGATTACTCCATGTATTCGCCCTTTCTTGCAGTGAATCACGAAGATCCCCTGCCCGTGGAACTGGCCGGCTTCACCGCCACCATCTCCGCGGACAACTATGTCAATCTGCTCTGGGTAACCCATTCCGAAACGGGAGTGCTGGGCTACTACGTGTTCCGCGGCTGTAATGACGATCCGGAAAACGCCGTTCTGGCCAGCCCGCTGATCGCGGCCACCAACACCTCCCAGCAACAGAGCTACATCTTCACCGACACCGGTCTGGACGCGGAAGGAACCTATTGGTACTGGCTGCAAAACGTCGATCTGGACGGCTCCAGCGCCTGGCACGGCCCGGTCTCGATAGCTTACAGCCAAGGCCAGGATTCCACTCCCACGATCCCTCTGGCCACCTCGCTCGACCCCATCTACCCCAATCCCTTCAATCCTCAGGCCAGCCTGCCTTTCAGCCTGGCCCGCGGCGGCCTGGTGAGCATCAATGTGTATGATCTGAGGGGAAGGTTGGTGAAGGTTTTTGACCTGGGCGAACTTGCTGCCGGCAGACATCAGATCCAGTGGGACGGAGCGGACTCCGGCGGTTCCCCCTGCCCCACGGGATTGTATTTCTTCAGAATGAGCACCCCCGAAGGAACTTTTTCCCGCAAAGCCATGCTGGTCAAGTAA
- a CDS encoding carboxypeptidase regulatory-like domain-containing protein produces the protein MNRRIVLPVLLAIFALGVFSAFAQTYEYSFSTTTGTYEPITGGLLLGTETSDDQRFVDPATPAGGTVLTGPGLDIGFNFTFNGAVFDRLAINNNGWISLGQSGLTPSVNIASTSGYTPLSSTTAIDPPVLYNRIAGMARDLQAQAGASLRLETIGTAPNRVCVVQFANYKKYGTSGTGDQINFQIRLHETSNNVQIVYGQVVSNATAGNMQVGLRGPDVADFNARQGDGAWDNTTAATANTEYVILNDVNYPANGLTFNFNFPVADQPPNPANLVSPADGAILVSPTATLNWMSGGGLPNGYRFFLGTDPAATNIVNNQDLGAVNSYDPTPDLNLDTTYYWKVVPYNGFGDASNCPIWSFTTHGDPEIDVLPYTQNWDLVTAPALPFDWTNIIQSTSTTAFVGTYASTTYAHSQPNTARLYNPSDADATLLLVGPPLAATLPVNAVRVKFWARSSGANYPLSLGVLSDPTDASTYTEVHALTMTTTLTEYIYDMTTYAGTGTHIAFKHGLGGTGRSHYIDDISFEQIGADDLGCYALVGSTTPSVGDATTYIAVVQNWGTAAQDTYTVKLFDGANVELATTPGVNVAPGTTIDIPLTWTPTVQGEVQLYAKVFLTGDINPANDQSPNLTVSVQPAGATIVGIGDGTSTNTTSGSPTPYGTYYKNFHQQYLYTAAEILAAGGAPGLITALSFNVANPNNCSPMPNYTIKLKHTDQAVLTTTFEVGDYSQVWFQNDFVPVAGWNVHTLSTPFFWNGNQNLLVDIVTTLIPGAYTQNASVYYTPTTGTNTCLRYQSDSADAGSSATGTTSVNRANIRMSLNVVGMAELEGNVSSAGNPVADAAVVIAGTTHATVTDVLGNYNFPYVEPGTYNVTASKLGFESLTLPVTLVVDETTTLNFVLTPSSSVNVTGFVVGSDQPTVGLAEATVSLTGIMDYSATTDATGHFTIPGVLSGNTYNYVIVKEGYQNLTGSITVGATAYDMGTLILPEIAFPPSQVVATENIAQTQVDLIWHSPVAAPPYDDFEMNDGGWVSSGFGDWEWDDDYDVTNYTDIDTYADTPPPTAYSGTGMWGTVLEGGYSNCAAWSYLRKTFNLSGISNPVLSLWHYMDGYNTWDYGLITVNGTTVWGASSAAEFIPWQELTVDLSAYGNQANVEIGFEWYATSVVSYAGWYIDDVYVGPPQTRTETYVQAVVPSIATGLSETEGTALKAKRSQSSSAVPQNHVRNDRVLTGYKVWRLLAANEGNETLWTPLTPTAITDTTFVDTAWAPLPSGVYKFAVKAVYTNDVLSAAAFSNEIHKGMMGTLSGTVTEFGTNVPIAGATITAGDYNGTSGPDGSYAFLAYQGTYDVTCAKQGYQSSTITGVNIVGTQTTTQNFVLTEITLPPGGVTAAVAGPAVNVTWSEPGTAGGEWIQYSTVDANNSIGLTSGGDFSVAIRFPATALQDYAGMSLQAIKFWPGDAATYTLKAWTGGDATAPAVEAASQPVTVDTYDAWMTVNFNNPVGITGSEELWFGYNVVHTSGLYPAGCDPGPALDGFGNMIYNSGAWTTLLALSATLNYNWSIQGYVGYSYPDVAPLLSPVVATTSGHPVNAGLFSLKTDSPRPVTHTVPGKALSAGKPADPGNRVLNGYKVWRLQQGQESNEASWITLTTDAITATAFTDNGWNDLPDGTYKWAVKAVYTGNAMSVPAFSNPLDMITQIGTIAGIVRTTTNAPIMGATVTCGTATATTNASGAYSMQVEAGTHDVTASAPGYAPGTQSGVIVVVGQTTTVNFQLEESSELLVDGFESYDNFALAFAPWTLVDVDMSTTYGMTGITWPNAYAAMAYMIFVPSATTPAVTDAEPHGGLKQAACFASTTPPNNDWLITPVLSNPAEIKFWARSYTDDYGLERFKVGVGTDTNPNNFTIISGTNYISAPIDWTEYTYSLAGYPGNVYVGIQCLSNDAFIFFVDDVLVMGGTANEDPGVPVVATELHGNFPNPFNPETTIRYSVKEATPVTIGIYNVKGQLVKTLVNESKASGNHSATWNGRDNNNLPVSSGVYFYKMFAGTYSSTKKMILMK, from the coding sequence ATGAACAGACGGATCGTCTTGCCAGTGCTCCTGGCAATTTTCGCCCTGGGAGTGTTCAGCGCCTTCGCGCAAACCTATGAATACTCCTTCAGCACCACAACCGGGACCTATGAGCCCATCACCGGAGGCCTGCTCCTCGGCACCGAGACCAGCGACGACCAACGTTTCGTTGATCCCGCCACTCCCGCCGGAGGAACCGTGCTCACCGGCCCGGGGCTGGACATAGGTTTCAACTTCACTTTCAACGGGGCCGTGTTCGACCGCCTGGCGATCAACAACAACGGCTGGATATCCTTGGGACAATCCGGCCTGACGCCATCGGTGAACATAGCCTCCACCTCAGGCTACACACCACTTTCCTCCACCACCGCCATCGATCCGCCGGTCCTCTACAACCGGATCGCCGGCATGGCCCGCGATCTGCAGGCCCAGGCGGGGGCCTCGCTGCGGCTGGAGACCATCGGCACGGCGCCAAACCGCGTCTGCGTGGTCCAGTTTGCCAACTACAAGAAATACGGAACCAGCGGAACCGGCGATCAGATCAACTTCCAGATCCGGCTCCACGAGACCAGCAACAACGTCCAGATCGTTTACGGACAGGTGGTTTCCAACGCCACCGCCGGCAACATGCAGGTGGGCCTCAGAGGCCCGGACGTGGCGGACTTCAACGCCCGCCAGGGTGACGGCGCCTGGGATAACACCACCGCCGCCACGGCCAACACCGAGTATGTGATCCTCAACGACGTGAACTATCCCGCCAACGGCCTCACTTTCAATTTCAACTTCCCGGTGGCCGATCAGCCTCCGAACCCCGCCAACCTGGTTTCCCCGGCTGACGGCGCCATCCTGGTGAGCCCCACGGCCACCCTGAATTGGATGAGCGGCGGCGGCCTGCCCAACGGCTACAGGTTCTTCCTTGGAACCGATCCCGCGGCCACCAACATCGTGAACAACCAGGACCTGGGCGCGGTGAACAGCTACGATCCGACCCCGGACCTGAACCTGGACACCACCTACTACTGGAAGGTGGTTCCCTACAATGGATTCGGTGACGCCAGCAACTGCCCCATCTGGAGCTTCACCACCCACGGCGATCCCGAGATCGACGTGCTGCCCTACACCCAGAACTGGGACCTGGTGACCGCTCCGGCGCTGCCCTTCGACTGGACCAACATCATCCAATCCACCTCCACCACCGCGTTCGTGGGCACCTACGCTTCCACCACCTACGCCCACAGCCAGCCCAACACCGCGCGCCTCTACAATCCTTCCGACGCGGATGCCACGCTGCTGCTGGTGGGGCCGCCTTTGGCCGCCACCCTGCCGGTCAACGCGGTCCGGGTGAAGTTCTGGGCCCGCTCCAGCGGAGCCAACTATCCGCTTTCGCTGGGTGTGCTCAGCGATCCCACGGACGCCAGCACCTACACCGAAGTGCACGCCCTCACCATGACCACCACCCTCACGGAATACATCTACGACATGACCACCTATGCCGGCACCGGCACTCACATCGCCTTCAAACACGGTTTGGGTGGAACCGGTCGCTCGCACTACATCGACGACATCAGCTTCGAGCAGATCGGCGCCGATGACCTGGGCTGCTACGCCCTCGTCGGCAGCACCACCCCTTCGGTTGGCGATGCCACCACCTACATCGCTGTGGTCCAAAACTGGGGCACGGCCGCGCAGGATACCTACACCGTGAAACTGTTCGACGGCGCTAACGTTGAACTGGCCACGACCCCCGGCGTAAATGTAGCCCCGGGCACGACCATCGACATTCCGCTGACCTGGACCCCCACCGTTCAAGGTGAGGTGCAGCTCTACGCCAAGGTATTCCTCACCGGCGACATCAACCCCGCCAACGACCAGAGCCCGAACCTGACCGTGAGTGTACAGCCGGCCGGCGCCACCATCGTCGGGATCGGCGACGGCACCAGCACCAACACCACCTCCGGCTCACCCACGCCATACGGTACCTATTACAAGAACTTCCACCAGCAGTACCTCTACACCGCGGCGGAAATTCTGGCAGCCGGCGGCGCTCCGGGACTGATCACCGCGCTCAGCTTCAACGTGGCGAACCCCAACAACTGCTCGCCGATGCCGAACTACACCATCAAGCTGAAGCACACCGACCAGGCCGTTCTCACCACCACCTTCGAGGTGGGCGACTACAGCCAGGTCTGGTTCCAAAACGATTTCGTACCCGTTGCCGGCTGGAACGTGCACACCCTCAGCACCCCCTTCTTCTGGAACGGCAACCAGAACCTGCTGGTGGACATCGTGACCACCCTGATCCCGGGCGCCTATACCCAGAACGCCTCGGTCTATTACACCCCCACCACCGGCACCAACACCTGCCTGCGCTATCAGAGCGACAGCGCAGACGCGGGTTCCTCCGCCACCGGCACCACCTCAGTGAACCGGGCGAACATCCGCATGAGCCTGAATGTGGTCGGAATGGCCGAGCTGGAAGGAAATGTGAGCTCCGCCGGCAACCCCGTCGCCGACGCGGCTGTTGTGATCGCCGGCACCACCCACGCCACAGTTACAGACGTCCTGGGCAACTACAACTTCCCCTATGTTGAGCCCGGCACCTATAACGTGACCGCCAGCAAGTTGGGCTTTGAAAGCCTTACCCTGCCGGTGACCCTGGTGGTGGATGAGACCACCACCCTGAACTTCGTGCTCACGCCCTCCTCCTCGGTGAACGTGACCGGATTCGTGGTCGGCAGCGACCAGCCCACAGTGGGACTGGCCGAAGCCACCGTATCCCTCACCGGGATCATGGATTATTCCGCCACCACCGACGCCACCGGGCATTTCACCATCCCGGGCGTCCTCTCCGGCAACACCTACAATTACGTGATAGTAAAGGAAGGTTACCAAAACCTGACCGGCTCCATCACCGTGGGCGCTACAGCCTACGACATGGGCACCCTGATCCTGCCTGAGATCGCCTTCCCGCCTTCCCAGGTGGTGGCCACCGAAAACATTGCCCAGACCCAGGTTGACCTGATCTGGCACAGCCCCGTGGCCGCGCCGCCCTACGACGACTTCGAAATGAACGACGGCGGCTGGGTTTCCAGCGGTTTTGGCGACTGGGAATGGGACGATGACTACGATGTGACCAATTACACCGATATTGACACTTATGCCGACACACCACCTCCCACCGCCTACAGCGGAACCGGCATGTGGGGCACGGTGCTTGAAGGCGGATACAGCAATTGCGCTGCCTGGTCCTATCTGAGAAAGACATTCAACCTCTCGGGGATCAGCAATCCCGTCCTCAGCCTGTGGCACTACATGGACGGCTACAACACCTGGGATTACGGCTTGATCACCGTCAACGGCACCACTGTCTGGGGCGCCAGCAGCGCGGCTGAATTCATTCCCTGGCAGGAACTCACCGTTGACCTCAGTGCCTATGGCAACCAGGCAAATGTGGAGATCGGCTTTGAATGGTATGCCACCTCCGTTGTTTCCTATGCCGGCTGGTACATCGACGACGTGTATGTGGGACCGCCTCAAACCAGGACTGAAACCTACGTCCAGGCAGTGGTTCCCAGCATCGCCACCGGCCTTTCCGAAACCGAAGGCACGGCTCTGAAAGCCAAGCGTTCGCAGTCATCCAGCGCCGTCCCCCAAAACCATGTCCGCAATGACCGCGTCCTCACCGGTTACAAGGTCTGGCGTTTGCTGGCAGCCAACGAAGGCAACGAGACGCTGTGGACCCCGCTGACCCCCACCGCCATCACCGACACCACCTTTGTGGACACCGCCTGGGCCCCGCTGCCCTCCGGAGTCTACAAGTTCGCCGTGAAGGCCGTTTACACCAATGACGTGCTCTCCGCCGCGGCCTTCTCCAACGAGATCCACAAAGGCATGATGGGCACCCTGAGCGGAACCGTGACCGAATTCGGCACCAACGTTCCCATCGCCGGGGCCACCATCACCGCCGGAGATTACAACGGAACCTCAGGCCCCGACGGCAGCTACGCCTTCCTGGCCTATCAGGGCACCTACGACGTGACCTGCGCCAAGCAGGGCTACCAGTCCTCCACCATCACCGGTGTGAACATCGTGGGCACCCAGACCACCACCCAGAACTTCGTGCTCACCGAGATCACCCTCCCGCCCGGAGGCGTGACCGCGGCTGTGGCCGGTCCTGCCGTGAACGTGACCTGGAGCGAGCCCGGCACCGCCGGAGGTGAATGGATCCAATACTCCACCGTGGATGCCAACAACAGCATCGGCCTCACCAGCGGCGGCGACTTCAGCGTGGCCATCCGCTTCCCGGCCACCGCGCTGCAAGACTACGCCGGCATGAGCCTCCAGGCCATCAAATTCTGGCCCGGCGATGCCGCCACCTACACCCTCAAGGCCTGGACCGGCGGAGACGCCACCGCCCCCGCGGTGGAAGCCGCCAGCCAGCCGGTCACGGTTGACACCTACGACGCCTGGATGACGGTGAACTTCAACAATCCCGTCGGCATCACCGGCAGCGAGGAACTCTGGTTTGGCTACAACGTGGTCCACACCAGCGGCCTTTATCCCGCCGGCTGCGATCCCGGCCCCGCCCTCGACGGCTTCGGCAACATGATCTACAACAGCGGCGCCTGGACCACCCTGCTGGCCCTGTCCGCCACTCTCAACTACAACTGGAGCATCCAGGGCTACGTGGGCTATTCCTATCCCGACGTCGCTCCCCTGCTCTCACCGGTGGTGGCCACCACCTCCGGCCATCCCGTCAATGCCGGCCTCTTCAGCCTCAAGACCGACAGCCCGCGCCCGGTTACCCATACCGTGCCCGGCAAGGCGCTCAGCGCCGGCAAGCCGGCCGATCCCGGCAACCGCGTCCTCAACGGCTACAAGGTCTGGCGTCTGCAGCAGGGCCAGGAAAGCAACGAAGCTTCCTGGATCACCCTGACCACCGATGCCATCACCGCCACTGCCTTCACGGACAACGGCTGGAACGACCTTCCGGACGGAACCTACAAGTGGGCCGTGAAGGCCGTTTACACCGGCAACGCGATGTCGGTGCCCGCCTTCTCCAACCCGCTGGACATGATCACCCAGATCGGCACCATCGCCGGTATCGTCCGCACCACCACCAACGCCCCCATCATGGGCGCCACGGTCACCTGCGGCACCGCCACCGCCACCACCAACGCCTCCGGCGCCTACAGCATGCAGGTGGAAGCCGGAACGCACGACGTGACGGCCTCGGCACCCGGCTACGCCCCCGGCACCCAGAGCGGAGTGATCGTTGTGGTGGGACAAACCACCACCGTGAACTTCCAGCTGGAGGAAAGCTCTGAACTGCTGGTGGATGGCTTCGAAAGCTACGACAACTTCGCCCTGGCCTTCGCGCCCTGGACCTTGGTGGACGTGGACATGAGCACCACCTACGGCATGACCGGGATCACCTGGCCAAACGCCTACGCGGCGATGGCCTACATGATCTTCGTGCCCAGCGCCACCACCCCCGCGGTCACCGACGCCGAACCCCACGGAGGCCTCAAACAGGCTGCCTGCTTCGCCAGCACCACGCCTCCCAACAACGACTGGCTGATCACCCCCGTGCTCAGCAACCCCGCCGAGATCAAGTTCTGGGCCCGCTCCTACACGGACGACTATGGCCTCGAGCGCTTCAAGGTGGGCGTGGGCACGGATACCAATCCCAACAACTTCACCATCATCAGCGGTACCAACTACATCTCCGCCCCGATCGACTGGACCGAGTACACCTACTCGCTGGCCGGCTATCCCGGCAACGTGTATGTGGGCATCCAGTGCCTCTCCAACGACGCCTTCATCTTCTTTGTGGATGACGTGCTCGTGATGGGCGGCACCGCGAATGAAGATCCGGGCGTGCCTGTGGTGGCCACCGAGCTGCACGGCAACTTCCCGAACCCCTTCAATCCGGAGACCACCATCCGCTACAGCGTGAAGGAAGCCACTCCCGTAACCATCGGGATCTACAACGTCAAGGGCCAGCTGGTGAAGACCCTCGTGAACGAAAGCAAGGCCAGCGGAAACCACTCCGCCACCTGGAACGGCCGCGACAACAACAACCTGCCTGTCTCCAGCGGCGTCTATTTCTACAAGATGTTCGCCGGAACCTACAGCAGCACCAAAAAGATGATCCTGATGAAGTAA